In Streptomyces thermolilacinus SPC6, a single genomic region encodes these proteins:
- a CDS encoding Lrp/AsnC family transcriptional regulator, translating into MITAIVLIKTSVDRIPEIAEAVAALDSVSEVFSVTGTYDLVAMVRVPKHENLADIIPGRISKIPGVVATDTHVAFRTYSQHDLEAAFAIGLDT; encoded by the coding sequence GTGATCACCGCGATCGTGCTCATCAAGACCAGCGTGGACCGCATTCCGGAGATCGCGGAGGCCGTCGCGGCGCTCGACAGCGTCAGCGAGGTCTTCTCCGTGACCGGGACCTACGACCTGGTGGCCATGGTCCGCGTGCCGAAGCACGAGAACCTGGCGGACATCATTCCCGGCCGCATCAGCAAGATCCCCGGCGTCGTCGCCACGGACACGCACGTCGCGTTCCGCACGTACTCGCAGCACGACCTCGAAGCGGCCTTCGCGATCGGCCTCGACACCTGA
- a CDS encoding aminotransferase class V-fold PLP-dependent enzyme, producing MSAYPHAAATAATTSVPVALSDSDSGSCPASASLSGAVSVAEGPGLPLPVLGRDVTVPLVTGGEVTYAALDYAASAPALQRVWDDVAAYAPYYGSVHRGAGYLSQLSTDLFENSRRTVGEFLGCRPGDEVVFTRSTTDSLNLLAHALPEGCEVFVFETEHHASLLPWRDARVTYLDAPRTPGRAVETLERALADREPYGPALVCVTGASNVTGELWPVRELAAAAHAHGARIVLDAAQLAPHHPVDVADLDVDWVAFSGHKLYAPFGAGVLAGRADWLRDAEPYLAGGGASRTVARRADGGVDVAWHTTAARHEAGSPNVIGAYAVASACEALREAGFDALVARERELIARVRQGLAEVPEVRVLSLFGDDAPRVGVLSFVVEGWNSSHFAAALSAEYGIGVRDGLFCAHPLVRTLLGGSGREPGECGAPEGGPGERSLNAIRVSFGAGTPDEHIDRFVRAVRELVRDGARWSYRTEGGRCVPDRG from the coding sequence ATGTCCGCGTACCCGCACGCCGCCGCCACCGCCGCCACCACCTCCGTCCCCGTCGCCCTTTCCGACTCCGACTCCGGGTCCTGTCCCGCCTCCGCTTCCCTCTCCGGCGCCGTGTCCGTCGCCGAGGGGCCGGGGCTGCCGCTGCCCGTGCTCGGGCGGGACGTGACCGTTCCGCTCGTCACCGGCGGGGAGGTCACGTACGCCGCGCTCGACTACGCGGCCAGCGCCCCGGCGCTCCAGCGGGTGTGGGACGACGTCGCCGCGTACGCGCCGTACTACGGCAGCGTGCACCGGGGCGCCGGGTACTTGTCGCAGCTGTCCACGGACCTGTTCGAGAACAGCCGCCGCACGGTCGGGGAGTTCCTCGGCTGCCGCCCCGGCGACGAGGTCGTGTTCACCCGCTCGACGACCGACTCGCTGAACCTGCTGGCCCACGCGCTGCCCGAGGGGTGCGAGGTGTTCGTCTTCGAGACCGAGCACCACGCGTCGCTGCTGCCGTGGCGGGACGCCCGCGTGACGTACCTGGACGCGCCCCGCACCCCCGGGCGGGCCGTGGAGACGCTGGAGCGGGCCCTCGCCGACCGGGAGCCCTACGGCCCGGCGCTGGTGTGCGTGACCGGCGCGTCCAACGTGACCGGTGAGCTGTGGCCCGTACGGGAGCTGGCGGCGGCCGCCCACGCGCACGGGGCGCGGATCGTGCTGGACGCCGCGCAGCTGGCACCGCACCACCCGGTGGACGTGGCGGACCTGGACGTGGACTGGGTGGCGTTCTCGGGGCACAAGCTGTACGCGCCGTTCGGGGCCGGGGTGCTGGCCGGGCGGGCGGACTGGCTGCGGGACGCCGAGCCGTACCTGGCGGGCGGCGGCGCGTCCCGGACGGTGGCCCGGCGGGCGGACGGCGGGGTGGACGTCGCCTGGCACACGACGGCGGCCCGGCACGAGGCCGGTTCGCCCAACGTGATCGGCGCCTACGCCGTCGCGTCGGCCTGCGAGGCGCTCAGGGAGGCCGGGTTCGACGCGCTGGTGGCCCGCGAGCGGGAGCTGATCGCCCGGGTGCGCCAGGGGCTCGCGGAGGTGCCGGAGGTGCGGGTGCTGTCGCTGTTCGGCGACGACGCGCCGCGCGTCGGGGTGCTGTCGTTCGTCGTGGAGGGCTGGAACAGCTCGCACTTCGCGGCGGCGCTCTCCGCCGAGTACGGCATCGGGGTCCGCGACGGTCTGTTCTGCGCCCATCCGCTGGTCCGGACGCTGCTCGGCGGGTCCGGGCGGGAGCCGGGGGAGTGCGGGGCGCCGGAGGGCGGGCCGGGGGAGAGGTCGCTGAACGCCATCCGGGTCAGCTTCGGCGCGGGGACCCCGGACGAGCACATCGACCGCTTCGTGCGGGCCGTGCGGGAGCTCGTCAGGGACGGCGCCCGGTGGAGCTACCGCACCGAGGGCGGTCGCTGCGTGCCCGACCGGGGCTGA
- a CDS encoding rhomboid family intramembrane serine protease yields the protein MIDWRGASRRAVTGPSVTYGVIGVCALVFVLGPASGLARSYGTGDALVAAQVAYFQRWGVIPADLLGGSPAALLTPFSALFVHGNWLHLLGNMLFLFVFGAMAEERMGHVRFGVFYVVSGSLALAGYALAHADSEQTLVGASGAISAVLGAFLYLFPRARVTSLFPFLFFLPLRFPAWIVLVFWFVLQWLAARGAGSGPGVAYLAHLIGFALGFLYAWARYRGIRVKAPAAATEGEGQP from the coding sequence ATGATCGATTGGCGTGGAGCGTCGCGGCGTGCCGTCACCGGGCCCTCGGTGACGTACGGCGTCATCGGGGTGTGCGCGCTGGTCTTCGTCCTCGGCCCCGCGTCGGGCCTGGCGAGGTCGTACGGCACCGGGGACGCCCTGGTCGCCGCGCAGGTGGCGTACTTCCAGCGCTGGGGGGTGATCCCGGCGGACCTCCTGGGCGGGTCCCCGGCGGCGCTGCTCACCCCGTTCAGCGCCCTGTTCGTGCACGGCAACTGGCTGCACCTGCTGGGGAACATGCTGTTCCTCTTCGTCTTCGGCGCGATGGCCGAGGAGCGGATGGGACACGTCCGCTTCGGGGTGTTCTACGTGGTGAGCGGCTCCCTCGCGCTGGCCGGGTACGCGCTGGCGCACGCGGACAGCGAGCAGACGCTGGTGGGGGCGTCGGGCGCGATCTCGGCGGTGCTCGGCGCCTTCCTGTACCTGTTCCCGAGGGCGCGGGTGACCAGCCTGTTCCCTTTCCTCTTCTTCCTGCCGCTGCGCTTTCCCGCCTGGATCGTCCTGGTCTTCTGGTTCGTCCTCCAGTGGCTGGCGGCGCGCGGGGCGGGCAGCGGGCCCGGTGTCGCCTATCTGGCGCACCTCATCGGCTTCGCGCTGGGGTTCCTGTACGCGTGGGCGCGCTACCGGGGCATTAGAGTGAAGGCCCCAGCAGCGGCCACCGAGGGAGAGGGACAGCCGTGA